In a single window of the uncultured Dysgonomonas sp. genome:
- a CDS encoding M23 family metallopeptidase, which yields MIKKKKNKHNLWKRLHFKYRLSVMNENTLEEIWKIKASMFSGAVLVLVFAFFLIAITSAIIIATPIRYYLPGYLDAEVREKAIRSAIKTDSLEQQLKYQEAYISNLRSIFDGTRQIDSVKILDTISVSENDPLLKKTDLEKEYTKRYEDEERYNLSVLSSNTTNPMEGVVFFRPARGIITSKFDPSGGHFGVAIKTSPKETILATLEGVVIFAGYDLKTGHTIQIQHKNGFISVYRYNTLLLKKTGDKVRTGEAIAIIETKEDDEKGESKTTPTLEFELWYRGNAVNPENYISF from the coding sequence ATGATAAAAAAGAAAAAAAACAAACATAATCTATGGAAGCGGTTGCACTTCAAATACCGCCTTTCCGTAATGAATGAAAATACACTTGAGGAGATTTGGAAGATTAAGGCTTCCATGTTTTCAGGTGCAGTTTTGGTTCTTGTATTCGCTTTTTTTCTCATTGCGATCACATCTGCTATCATCATAGCAACACCGATCCGCTACTACCTGCCGGGGTATCTCGATGCCGAGGTAAGGGAAAAAGCAATCCGGTCGGCAATTAAAACAGACTCTCTCGAACAGCAACTGAAATACCAGGAGGCTTATATAAGCAACCTCCGCAGTATATTCGACGGCACCCGTCAGATCGATTCGGTAAAGATTCTCGATACGATATCTGTATCCGAAAACGATCCGTTACTCAAGAAAACAGATCTGGAGAAAGAATATACCAAACGATACGAAGACGAAGAGCGGTACAACCTCTCTGTATTATCATCCAATACCACCAATCCAATGGAAGGTGTTGTATTCTTCAGACCTGCCAGAGGAATTATAACGAGCAAATTCGATCCTTCCGGCGGACACTTCGGAGTAGCGATTAAAACCTCGCCTAAAGAGACCATACTGGCAACACTGGAGGGTGTAGTCATTTTTGCCGGATATGATCTAAAGACAGGACATACAATACAAATCCAGCATAAAAACGGATTTATTTCAGTATACAGGTACAACACGCTACTACTAAAGAAAACAGGAGATAAGGTGCGTACAGGAGAGGCTATAGCTATAATAGAAACCAAAGAAGATGATGAAAAAGGAGAAAGCAAAACAACTCCAACGCTCGAATTTGAACTTTGGTATAGAGGCAATGCCGTAAATCCTGAAAACTATATATCTTTCTAA
- a CDS encoding DNA polymerase III subunit — protein MFFKDIIGQKEVKERLISSAGKGIIPHAQLFCGQEGVGKFPLALAYAQYLNCENPSETDSCGKCPSCVKYNHLAHPDLHFVFPIIKKAAKKKEVCDDYITEWREFIKQSSYFNLSQWLDHIDAENSQGLIYAKESEEIIRKLSLRIYEAKYKVMIIWLPEKMHESCANKLLKIIEEPTDNTIFLLVSDIPDNIITTIQSRCQRVNIHGVKETDITEALESAYNISPEDAANVAHLANGNYLKAIETISLNEEHKFFFNLFIQMMRASYARNIKEIKAIGNEIAGVGRENQKGFLKYCQRMVREYFVSNMSQPEMIYLAQDEANFGTRFAPFINERNIIGFMNELALAERHIEQNVNAKMVFFDLCLKITMLIKQ, from the coding sequence TTGTTTTTTAAAGATATAATAGGGCAGAAAGAAGTAAAAGAGCGGCTGATAAGTTCGGCAGGAAAGGGAATCATCCCTCATGCTCAGCTTTTTTGCGGACAAGAAGGAGTTGGTAAATTCCCTCTGGCACTTGCGTATGCCCAATATCTGAATTGTGAAAATCCTTCGGAAACAGATTCGTGTGGTAAATGTCCGTCTTGTGTAAAATATAACCATCTGGCGCACCCTGATTTACACTTTGTTTTCCCAATTATAAAAAAGGCGGCAAAGAAAAAAGAGGTTTGTGATGATTATATTACCGAATGGCGCGAATTTATCAAACAGAGCAGCTATTTCAATCTCAGCCAGTGGCTCGATCATATCGATGCAGAAAATTCTCAGGGACTGATCTATGCCAAAGAAAGCGAGGAAATTATCCGCAAGCTGAGCTTAAGGATATATGAGGCCAAATATAAAGTAATGATTATCTGGCTTCCCGAGAAGATGCACGAGTCGTGCGCCAACAAACTGCTGAAAATAATAGAGGAACCGACAGATAATACGATATTCCTATTGGTTTCTGATATTCCGGACAATATCATCACCACCATACAATCGCGTTGTCAGCGTGTCAACATACATGGTGTAAAAGAGACGGACATAACCGAGGCTTTGGAATCTGCCTATAATATCAGTCCCGAAGATGCTGCAAACGTAGCCCATCTGGCAAACGGAAACTACCTGAAGGCAATAGAAACAATCAGCCTGAATGAGGAACATAAATTCTTTTTTAATCTCTTCATCCAGATGATGCGAGCTTCATATGCCCGCAATATAAAAGAAATAAAAGCAATCGGTAACGAAATAGCCGGAGTAGGACGCGAAAACCAGAAAGGTTTCCTGAAATACTGTCAGCGAATGGTCCGCGAGTATTTTGTCAGTAACATGAGTCAGCCTGAAATGATATATCTGGCTCAGGACGAAGCAAACTTTGGAACCCGCTTCGCCCCGTTCATCAACGAACGTAATATTATCGGATTTATGAACGAACTGGCCTTAGCAGAAAGGCACATAGAGCAAAATGTGAATGCAAAGATGGTATTTTTCGATCTTTGCCTGAAAATAACCATGCTTATAAAACAATAA
- a CDS encoding YjjG family noncanonical pyrimidine nucleotidase, whose translation MKYSDILLDLDDTLIDTIENTRLTLIEIYNDYNFVRYFPSFQDFYAIYYANVSHLWELYGRGQITKQTLQRERFIGPLNNVEEVSEEQALAINDDFIARIMKKGVLVEGAKELLDYLNPRYKIHILSNGFTEMQYIKMESAGISSYFDKVILSDKVGVNKPHPDIFTYALNEIGVKPANIIMVGDNLFTDIGGAYNSGLDQIWYNPKNKPFEDFKPTHTVTRLEEIRDIL comes from the coding sequence ATGAAATACAGCGATATACTCCTCGACTTAGATGACACACTGATAGATACTATAGAAAATACCCGTCTCACTCTGATCGAGATATATAATGACTACAACTTCGTCCGCTACTTCCCATCCTTCCAAGACTTCTATGCCATCTATTACGCAAATGTAAGCCACCTGTGGGAACTCTACGGCAGAGGACAGATTACCAAGCAGACGCTACAACGCGAACGCTTTATAGGCCCTCTAAACAACGTAGAAGAAGTCTCCGAAGAGCAGGCGCTGGCTATCAACGACGACTTCATAGCCCGCATAATGAAAAAAGGCGTATTGGTAGAAGGAGCTAAAGAACTACTGGACTACCTCAACCCGCGCTACAAGATACACATCCTATCCAATGGATTCACCGAAATGCAATACATTAAGATGGAAAGCGCCGGTATTTCATCATACTTCGATAAAGTTATCCTGTCCGACAAAGTCGGGGTGAACAAGCCGCATCCGGATATATTCACTTATGCCCTGAACGAAATCGGAGTTAAACCCGCAAACATTATAATGGTTGGAGACAACCTGTTTACTGATATTGGTGGAGCCTATAACAGCGGACTGGACCAGATATGGTACAATCCCAAAAACAAGCCCTTCGAAGACTTCAAGCCAACCCACACAGTCACCAGGCTCGAGGAAATCAGGGATATTCTATAA
- a CDS encoding 1-deoxy-D-xylulose-5-phosphate reductoisomerase yields MKRNIAILGSTGSIGTQALDIVRENPDHFEIYALTANENIDLLIKQAEEFSPEVVVIANENKYTQLKEALQHLPVKVWAGSESIAQVVQSQPIDMVLTAMVGYSGLKPTINAIKAGKVIALANKETLVVAGELITSLAIEHKVPILPVDSEHSAIFQCLNGERSPIEKIILTASGGPFRNHSAQQLAKVTKAEALKHPNWDMGAKVTIDSASLMNKGLEMIEAKWLFDVTPDQIEVVVHPQSIIHSMVQFEDSSIIAQLGLPDMHLPIQYALAYPNRLKSNFERLDFFKLKTMTFEKPDMERFRNLAFAFEAARVKGNMACIMNAANEIAVAAFLKDKVGFLEMSEVIEKTMHKTSFIQAPSYEDYVQTDTEARHIAKEFIK; encoded by the coding sequence ATGAAAAGGAATATTGCAATACTAGGCTCTACAGGATCAATCGGAACACAAGCGCTCGATATAGTCAGAGAAAATCCTGACCATTTTGAAATATACGCACTGACAGCCAACGAAAATATAGATTTACTAATCAAGCAGGCAGAAGAATTCTCTCCTGAGGTCGTAGTCATTGCCAACGAGAATAAATATACCCAACTCAAAGAAGCCTTACAGCATTTACCTGTCAAAGTATGGGCCGGAAGCGAATCGATAGCACAGGTAGTACAAAGCCAGCCTATCGACATGGTACTAACCGCTATGGTTGGTTACTCGGGTTTGAAGCCCACTATAAACGCAATAAAAGCCGGGAAAGTAATTGCGCTGGCAAACAAAGAGACACTGGTTGTTGCAGGCGAACTGATTACCAGTCTGGCCATTGAACATAAAGTACCGATATTACCTGTCGATTCGGAGCACTCTGCCATATTCCAATGTCTCAACGGCGAACGCTCTCCTATCGAAAAGATTATTCTTACAGCGTCCGGAGGCCCGTTCAGAAACCATTCTGCACAACAACTGGCAAAAGTTACAAAGGCCGAAGCCCTGAAACATCCCAACTGGGACATGGGAGCAAAAGTTACGATCGATTCGGCGTCCCTGATGAATAAAGGACTGGAAATGATAGAAGCCAAATGGCTGTTTGATGTCACCCCCGACCAGATTGAGGTCGTTGTGCATCCGCAATCCATCATACACTCGATGGTACAATTCGAGGATTCGTCCATCATCGCACAATTGGGACTACCCGACATGCATCTGCCGATACAATACGCGTTGGCTTACCCCAACAGATTGAAATCGAATTTCGAACGTCTCGACTTCTTCAAACTGAAAACAATGACATTCGAAAAACCCGACATGGAGCGATTCCGCAATCTGGCATTTGCTTTCGAGGCCGCGCGGGTAAAAGGAAATATGGCCTGCATAATGAATGCGGCAAACGAAATAGCGGTAGCTGCTTTCCTGAAAGACAAAGTCGGATTTCTGGAAATGAGCGAGGTCATAGAAAAGACAATGCACAAAACAAGTTTTATTCAGGCTCCGTCGTATGAAGATTATGTGCAGACCGATACGGAAGCCCGTCACATAGCAAAAGAATTTATCAAATAA
- a CDS encoding methylenetetrahydrofolate reductase — MTVSELINKNDKTAFSFEILPPLKGNNIEKVYNIIDKLIEFDPQYINITTHHSEYLDQEMTDGSVKRVNIRKRPGSVAIAASIQHKYNVTAVPHMICKGFSQEETEYALIDLNFLHVHNLLLLRGDTKRLAPEQIYPNRNEYATDLQVQVNKFNEGIAADGTTFEKNATPFAYGMACYPEIHEDAPSMESDIHYMKQKADNGAEYFVTQMFFDNEKYFSFVDKCRKAGITQPIIPGVKPIVLMSQLEVLPRIFRSSIPEELAIELRKCKTDDESKEVGVEWGIKQCKELIAHGVPSLHFYSLLATESVRRIAKEIY; from the coding sequence ATGACTGTAAGTGAATTAATAAACAAAAATGACAAAACCGCTTTTTCTTTTGAAATACTTCCTCCGTTAAAAGGAAATAATATCGAAAAAGTGTATAATATCATTGATAAACTGATTGAATTCGATCCTCAATATATTAATATAACGACACATCATAGCGAATATCTCGATCAGGAAATGACTGACGGGTCAGTAAAGAGGGTTAACATCCGTAAACGTCCCGGCTCGGTCGCGATTGCCGCATCTATCCAGCATAAATATAATGTAACGGCTGTCCCGCACATGATATGCAAAGGATTCTCTCAGGAAGAAACCGAGTATGCATTGATAGACCTGAACTTTCTGCATGTACATAACCTCCTGTTACTAAGAGGTGATACCAAACGCCTTGCTCCGGAGCAGATATATCCGAACAGGAATGAATACGCTACCGATCTGCAAGTTCAGGTAAACAAGTTCAACGAAGGCATTGCAGCCGACGGTACCACTTTTGAAAAAAATGCCACCCCGTTCGCTTACGGTATGGCATGTTATCCCGAAATACATGAGGACGCTCCAAGTATGGAATCGGATATACATTATATGAAACAGAAGGCCGACAATGGCGCTGAATATTTTGTTACACAGATGTTTTTCGACAACGAAAAATATTTCTCATTTGTTGATAAATGCCGTAAGGCAGGAATCACTCAGCCGATTATTCCGGGTGTAAAACCAATTGTACTGATGAGCCAACTGGAAGTACTTCCACGGATATTCCGTTCAAGCATTCCTGAAGAACTGGCCATTGAGCTTCGCAAGTGTAAAACAGATGACGAATCTAAGGAAGTAGGCGTAGAATGGGGCATAAAACAATGCAAAGAACTGATTGCGCACGGAGTACCCAGCCTGCATTTTTATTCGTTGTTGGCGACCGAAAGCGTAAGGCGGATAGCTAAAGAGATATACTAA
- a CDS encoding gliding motility-associated C-terminal domain-containing protein translates to MKKITLLLFILVVSLRLAAQSAEEKLEAHIDYEVERRDAANETITEEEMKNKIFSAPATFSFYGSGGSEAVYYTWFLYKKGDLENPIARYPDKDITRYTFEEFGEYVIKLEVADNDSNTSEDTFSFTISESKLEVPNYFSPGDSPGVNDEFRVAYRSIVKFKCTIFNRWGQKLFEFTDPAKGWDGTYKGKYVNTGVYYYVIDALGSDGIRYKRGGDINILRSR, encoded by the coding sequence ATGAAAAAAATAACTCTATTATTGTTTATACTTGTCGTATCATTGCGATTGGCAGCCCAGAGTGCGGAAGAGAAGCTTGAAGCGCATATAGACTATGAAGTGGAACGGCGGGATGCGGCAAATGAAACAATAACCGAAGAGGAGATGAAAAATAAAATATTTTCGGCTCCGGCAACGTTCAGCTTTTATGGATCGGGGGGGAGTGAGGCTGTTTACTATACATGGTTTTTATACAAGAAGGGAGATCTGGAGAATCCTATTGCGCGCTATCCGGATAAAGATATAACCAGATATACTTTCGAAGAATTCGGAGAGTATGTTATAAAGCTGGAGGTTGCGGATAATGATTCCAATACATCTGAAGATACATTCTCATTTACTATTTCAGAGTCAAAGCTTGAAGTTCCTAATTATTTCTCTCCGGGAGACTCTCCAGGGGTAAATGATGAGTTTAGGGTTGCATATAGGTCTATCGTGAAATTTAAGTGTACTATTTTCAACCGTTGGGGGCAAAAACTTTTTGAATTTACCGACCCGGCTAAGGGGTGGGACGGGACATATAAAGGAAAATATGTGAATACCGGAGTTTATTACTATGTAATAGACGCTTTGGGTTCTGATGGAATCAGATATAAAAGGGGAGGGGATATAAATATTCTTCGTTCCCGTTAA
- a CDS encoding MATE family efflux transporter translates to MNKSILRLAIPNIISNITVPLLGMVDMYIVGHLDSEDYIGAIALATMIFNFIYWSFSFLRMGTSGFTAQSYGAGDQQEQTNILLRSLAVAMGAGVVIILLQYFIAHVGFYLLNGEPTVKGYALDYFYIYIWAAPAILGMYTFNGWYVGMQNAKMPMVVAIGVNIVNIGLSFAFVYGFGMKIEGVALASVCAQYTGFLSFLLIWNIKYGWLKQYINLKVLKDLSSYIPFFKVNSDIFIRTMALVAVTTFFMSASAKSGKDVLAANALLMQLFILFSYMMDGFAYAAEALTGRFIGAKDRFKLKFLVRRLFVWGIVIASFFTLIYVLFLDQILGILTDKQNIVEFSRQFHIWVYMIPFAGFSAFLWDGVFVGATASHQMRNSMLIAVAGFFMLYFAFSNICANNILWIAFIVYLALRGIVQSFMAPAILNDSR, encoded by the coding sequence ATGAATAAAAGCATCCTGCGTCTGGCAATTCCGAATATTATATCCAATATTACAGTGCCGCTTTTGGGTATGGTGGATATGTATATAGTAGGCCATCTCGATTCGGAGGATTATATCGGGGCAATTGCGCTTGCGACAATGATTTTCAATTTTATTTATTGGAGTTTCTCTTTTCTGCGTATGGGTACAAGCGGATTTACTGCCCAGTCATACGGGGCCGGTGACCAGCAAGAGCAAACCAATATCCTGCTTCGTTCACTCGCTGTAGCAATGGGGGCAGGCGTAGTTATTATCCTGCTGCAATATTTTATTGCCCATGTGGGCTTTTATCTGCTGAATGGAGAGCCTACGGTAAAAGGATATGCTCTCGACTATTTCTATATATACATCTGGGCTGCTCCGGCTATTCTGGGTATGTACACTTTTAACGGTTGGTATGTGGGGATGCAGAATGCCAAAATGCCTATGGTTGTAGCCATTGGGGTTAATATAGTCAATATCGGATTGAGCTTTGCCTTTGTCTATGGTTTTGGGATGAAGATAGAAGGGGTGGCTTTAGCTTCCGTATGCGCGCAATATACGGGCTTTCTTTCGTTCCTTCTTATCTGGAATATAAAATATGGCTGGCTGAAACAATATATCAATCTGAAAGTGCTGAAAGATTTATCGTCTTATATTCCCTTTTTTAAGGTCAATAGCGATATTTTTATCCGTACGATGGCTCTTGTGGCCGTTACTACCTTCTTTATGTCTGCCTCTGCTAAGTCGGGGAAAGATGTGTTGGCAGCCAATGCTTTACTGATGCAGTTGTTTATTCTGTTCTCATATATGATGGATGGGTTTGCCTATGCCGCTGAAGCGTTGACAGGCAGATTTATAGGAGCAAAAGACAGATTCAAACTAAAATTCCTTGTCAGACGGCTGTTTGTCTGGGGAATTGTTATCGCTTCGTTCTTTACGCTTATCTATGTCCTCTTCCTGGATCAGATATTGGGTATTTTGACCGATAAGCAGAATATTGTCGAATTCAGTAGGCAATTTCATATCTGGGTGTATATGATTCCCTTTGCGGGCTTCTCAGCTTTTCTTTGGGACGGGGTGTTTGTGGGGGCAACTGCTTCTCACCAGATGCGCAATTCCATGCTGATAGCAGTTGCCGGATTTTTTATGTTGTATTTTGCTTTTTCAAATATTTGTGCGAACAATATCCTGTGGATTGCGTTTATTGTGTATCTGGCTTTGAGAGGGATAGTGCAGAGTTTTATGGCTCCCGCTATTTTGAATGATTCCAGATAG
- the rseP gene encoding RIP metalloprotease RseP, giving the protein METILIKALQLILSLSILVVIHEFGHFLFARLFKIRVEKFYLFFNPWFSLFKYKPKNSDTEYGIGWLPLGGYVKISGMIDESMDKEQMALPPQPWEFRSKPAWQRLLVMVGGVLFNFILAIIIFSMMLFVWGDEYLPLKNVKDGMVFSETVKRNGGFQDKDILVSADGKDLVLGRGVLDMNTFMHFIDAKTVTIVRNGNQMELTLPESFADSVIASKQVAYDYWSAPVVDSVSENSEAKRIGLMRGDSITALDSQPITSLLGVQKYITRISNKLEDNEKHTLAITFYRNGEVQTVSAAIDTSGVIGFTSPTKMTDIFSKKNMHTDHYGFFESFPAGINNGVATLKGYVAQIRFVFSKEGVKNLSGFAGIGNMFPAQWNWYAFWSMTAFLSIVLAFMNILPIPALDGGHIMFLLYEAITKRQPNEKFMEYAQVGGMLFLLLLLLVANGNDIMRIFFK; this is encoded by the coding sequence ATGGAAACAATTTTAATTAAAGCGTTACAATTAATCCTTAGTTTATCGATACTGGTTGTTATACACGAGTTCGGGCATTTCTTATTCGCCCGCCTCTTCAAGATAAGAGTTGAGAAGTTCTATTTATTCTTCAATCCGTGGTTCTCCCTGTTTAAATATAAACCAAAGAACAGCGATACAGAATACGGAATAGGCTGGTTGCCATTAGGCGGCTATGTGAAAATATCGGGAATGATAGACGAGTCGATGGATAAGGAACAAATGGCTCTTCCTCCCCAGCCGTGGGAGTTCCGCTCCAAACCGGCATGGCAACGCCTGCTCGTAATGGTAGGCGGTGTTTTATTCAATTTCATACTGGCTATCATCATCTTCTCCATGATGCTGTTTGTATGGGGTGATGAATACCTGCCTCTCAAGAATGTGAAAGATGGGATGGTCTTCTCCGAAACCGTAAAAAGAAATGGAGGATTTCAGGATAAAGATATACTGGTAAGCGCCGACGGCAAAGACCTTGTTTTGGGGCGCGGGGTCCTGGATATGAATACATTTATGCATTTCATCGATGCCAAAACTGTAACCATCGTACGCAATGGCAACCAAATGGAGCTAACTCTCCCTGAGAGCTTTGCTGACAGTGTAATTGCATCGAAACAAGTAGCCTACGATTACTGGTCTGCACCTGTTGTGGATAGCGTAAGCGAAAACTCCGAGGCTAAAAGGATTGGCCTCATGCGCGGCGACAGCATAACCGCCCTTGATTCACAACCTATCACCTCTCTATTGGGTGTCCAGAAATATATTACAAGGATCAGTAATAAACTGGAGGATAATGAAAAACATACACTGGCTATTACTTTTTACAGAAATGGTGAAGTACAGACAGTTTCAGCAGCAATAGACACATCGGGCGTCATAGGCTTCACATCTCCGACAAAGATGACCGATATTTTCTCTAAAAAGAATATGCACACCGACCATTACGGCTTCTTCGAATCGTTCCCGGCTGGCATAAACAATGGTGTAGCAACACTTAAAGGATATGTGGCACAGATACGCTTTGTATTTTCTAAAGAAGGAGTGAAAAACCTGAGTGGGTTTGCCGGCATCGGAAATATGTTCCCGGCTCAATGGAACTGGTATGCATTCTGGTCTATGACTGCATTCCTGTCCATCGTACTTGCCTTTATGAATATACTCCCTATTCCGGCGCTGGATGGAGGCCACATTATGTTCCTGTTATACGAAGCTATTACCAAGCGGCAACCGAATGAGAAGTTCATGGAATATGCACAAGTGGGCGGTATGCTGTTTTTACTCCTCCTGCTGCTAGTGGCCAATGGAAACGACATAATGAGAATCTTCTTTAAATAG
- a CDS encoding flavodoxin has product MSKIAIVYGSSTGATEAVAEKIQALFDDAALFNAESVSVDDLKPYDFLIFGASTTGVGDLQDDWEVLLPKVEKMDFAGKKVALFSLGDSASFSTSFAGAMYYIYKALKGKVEIVGSVSTDGYTFDESDAVIDGRFIGLALDEDNEYNETDARLTAWVEDLKKYLN; this is encoded by the coding sequence ATGAGCAAAATTGCAATAGTTTACGGGTCATCTACCGGGGCCACAGAAGCGGTAGCAGAAAAAATACAGGCGTTGTTCGACGATGCTGCACTCTTCAATGCTGAGAGTGTGAGTGTTGATGATTTGAAACCATATGACTTTTTGATTTTCGGGGCATCTACGACAGGGGTAGGCGATTTACAGGACGATTGGGAAGTTCTTCTGCCTAAGGTTGAAAAGATGGATTTTGCCGGAAAAAAAGTTGCTCTGTTCTCACTGGGAGACAGTGCTTCATTCTCCACAAGTTTTGCGGGAGCAATGTATTACATTTATAAAGCACTGAAAGGGAAAGTCGAAATTGTAGGTTCGGTATCTACCGACGGATATACATTCGACGAATCTGATGCCGTTATCGACGGCCGCTTTATCGGCTTGGCATTAGATGAAGATAACGAATACAACGAAACTGATGCACGTCTTACTGCATGGGTGGAAGATTTGAAGAAGTATCTGAACTGA
- a CDS encoding aminotransferase class I/II-fold pyridoxal phosphate-dependent enzyme, translating into MSLLTDKLYRYDAARNTRAAGIYPYFRQIQSDQDTEVVINGKKVLMFGSNAYLGLTNHPKVKEAAIEATRKYGTGMAGSRFLNGTLDIHIELEKKLAKFVGKEDAIVYSTGFNVNQGVISCITGREDYILWDELDHASIIEGARVSYSTKLKFRHNDMESLEKQLQRCEPDKVKLIVVDGVFSMEGDIANLPEIVKLAKQYNASVMVDEAHSLGVLGKDFSGKGLVEQTGLVDDVELIMGTFSKSLASLGGFIAGSETILDYLRHNSRAYIFTASATPAATAAASAALDIIISEPERIKHLWDITHYALDGFRSRGFEIGHTATPIIPLFIRDNEKTFMITKWLFEEGVFVNPVVSPAVAPADTLIRFSLMATHTKEQVDIAFEKIEKVFKKAGVSLEANAR; encoded by the coding sequence ATGAGTTTATTAACTGATAAGTTATATCGGTACGACGCGGCCAGAAATACACGGGCTGCAGGAATTTACCCTTATTTTAGACAAATCCAGAGCGATCAGGACACCGAAGTCGTTATAAATGGGAAAAAGGTGTTAATGTTCGGATCGAATGCCTATCTGGGATTAACCAATCACCCGAAAGTAAAAGAAGCAGCCATAGAAGCTACCCGTAAGTATGGGACAGGTATGGCCGGCTCCCGTTTCCTGAATGGTACTCTTGATATCCATATCGAACTGGAAAAAAAGCTTGCAAAATTTGTAGGCAAAGAAGATGCTATCGTTTATTCGACAGGCTTTAATGTAAATCAAGGAGTAATATCTTGTATTACAGGGCGTGAAGATTACATATTGTGGGATGAGCTGGACCATGCTTCTATTATTGAAGGAGCAAGGGTTTCTTATTCGACAAAGCTGAAATTCCGTCACAATGATATGGAATCTCTCGAGAAACAACTGCAAAGATGTGAGCCTGACAAGGTGAAGCTTATTGTGGTTGACGGGGTATTCAGTATGGAGGGCGATATCGCAAACCTTCCTGAAATAGTGAAACTCGCAAAACAATATAATGCCAGTGTAATGGTTGACGAGGCTCATAGTTTAGGGGTTCTCGGTAAAGATTTCAGTGGAAAAGGGCTTGTAGAGCAAACCGGCTTAGTCGACGATGTGGAACTTATAATGGGAACATTCAGTAAATCTTTAGCTTCGCTTGGCGGATTTATCGCCGGAAGCGAGACTATTCTCGACTATCTGCGTCACAATTCCCGCGCTTATATATTTACAGCCAGTGCTACGCCTGCAGCTACAGCGGCAGCCAGTGCAGCATTAGATATCATTATTTCGGAACCTGAGCGTATCAAGCATTTGTGGGATATTACTCATTATGCATTAGATGGTTTCCGTAGCCGTGGTTTTGAAATAGGCCATACTGCTACTCCTATCATTCCGCTATTTATCCGTGATAATGAAAAAACATTTATGATAACAAAATGGCTTTTCGAAGAAGGCGTATTTGTTAATCCGGTAGTGTCTCCGGCAGTTGCTCCGGCAGATACATTGATTCGTTTCTCACTGATGGCTACACACACCAAAGAACAGGTTGATATAGCTTTTGAGAAAATAGAAAAAGTATTCAAAAAAGCAGGAGTATCTCTGGAAGCTAATGCCCGATAG